The following proteins come from a genomic window of Hydrogenispora ethanolica:
- a CDS encoding ribosomal L7Ae/L30e/S12e/Gadd45 family protein: protein MAHSVQAIREAKEKVIGLKQTLRAIQQNKVSAVYIANDIEDFLVKRITDCCQENKIPLTAVDFGQKELGHLCQIEVGASVVALIK, encoded by the coding sequence ATGGCTCATTCTGTCCAGGCCATTCGCGAAGCTAAAGAAAAAGTAATTGGTTTAAAGCAAACTTTGCGAGCGATTCAACAGAATAAGGTTAGCGCCGTATATATCGCAAATGACATTGAAGATTTTTTGGTGAAACGGATTACGGATTGCTGCCAGGAGAACAAAATTCCGTTAACCGCGGTTGATTTTGGTCAAAAAGAACTTGGACATTTGTGCCAGATTGAGGTTGGGGCGTCAGTTGTCGCTCTGATCAAATAA
- the rpsL gene encoding 30S ribosomal protein S12: MPTINQLVRKGREEVSKKSTAPALGWAYNVNKEQMIKTDGSPQKRGVCTRVSTVTPKKPNSALRKVARVRLTNRMEVTAYIPGEGHNLQEHSVVLIRGGRVKDLPGVRYHIIRGTLDTAGVQNRKQGRSKYGAKKPKATATKKK, translated from the coding sequence TTGCCAACGATTAATCAGTTAGTCAGAAAAGGTCGCGAGGAAGTGTCAAAAAAGAGTACCGCTCCGGCTCTGGGTTGGGCTTACAACGTAAATAAAGAGCAAATGATCAAAACCGACGGTAGCCCGCAAAAAAGAGGGGTCTGTACTCGTGTTTCGACGGTTACTCCTAAAAAGCCGAATTCGGCATTGCGTAAAGTAGCGAGGGTGCGTCTGACGAACCGCATGGAAGTCACCGCTTATATCCCGGGCGAAGGTCACAATCTGCAGGAGCACTCGGTTGTACTAATCCGTGGTGGTCGTGTGAAGGATCTTCCTGGTGTGCGTTATCACATCATCCGGGGAACTTTGGACACTGCCGGTGTTCAAAATCGTAAGCAAGGTCGCTCCAAATACGGTGCTAAAAAACCGAAAGCTACTGCTACGAAGAAGAAGTAA